A part of Brassica rapa cultivar Chiifu-401-42 chromosome A05, CAAS_Brap_v3.01, whole genome shotgun sequence genomic DNA contains:
- the LOC103854882 gene encoding uncharacterized protein LOC103854882 isoform X1, with protein MAMKSTAKSQLTTGKASVAMYFNDISPGRSESQLRFRLIHFWEARNIAKARAFLGLELLLIDEHGTVMQGFISSNRAETYRPHLKAGATYTLQIFFATRSKEIYRVADQSLTISFSNGSVLAPLDDDDIPVSVSFPADRFRFHTHDDFQANRGLRGDLYDVVGHLRLVNGQSLIDRPVLDEAEIISMRHVLVHLQTKDGAVMKLYLWDQAAKDFYKKFTSSEDTNQFFPCHNPPTANTSVSCLPH; from the exons ATGGCGATGAAATCCACCGCAAAGTCTCAGCTTACCACCGGAAAAGCTTCCGTCGCCATGTATTTCAACGACATCTCACCAGGACGATCTGAGTCACAGCTTCGATTCCGGCTAATCCACTTTTGGGAGGCAAGAAACATAGCCAAAGCTCGGGCCTTTCTTGGCTTAGAGCTCCTACTCATTGATGAACAT GGGACTGTGATGCAAGGTTTTATATCCTCTAATCGTGCTGAAACATACCGGCCTCATCTCAAAGCAGGAGCTACTTACACTCTTCAGATTTTTTTTGCCACCAGAAGCAAGGAGATTTATCGTGTTGCTGATCAgagtttaacaatttcattctCCAACGGCTCTGTTCTCGCTCCCCTTGACGACGATGACATACCCGTCTCTGTCTCTTTCCCGGCAGACAGGTTCAGGTTCCACACACATGATGATTTCCAAGCTAACCGTGGACTCAGGGGCGACCTCTACG ATGTCGTTGGCCACTTGAGGCTGGTGAATGGACAGTCTCTCATTGACCGCCCCGTCCTTGATGAGGCCGAAATAATCAGCATGCGTCATGTTTTGGTACATTTGCAGACGAAAGA TGGAGCCGTTATGAAGCTGTACCTTTGGGACCAGGCTgcaaaagatttttacaagaaaTTCACATCCAGTGAAGACACTAATCAATTTTTCCCATGTCATAACCCACCCACTGCAAATACAAGCGTTTCCTGTTTGCCTCATTAA
- the LOC103854882 gene encoding uncharacterized protein LOC103854882 isoform X2, with protein sequence MAMKSTAKSQLTTGKASVAMYFNDISPGRSESQLRFRLIHFWEARNIAKARAFLGLELLLIDEHGTVMQGFISSNRAETYRPHLKAGATYTLQIFFATRNRFRFHTHDDFQANRGLRGDLYDVVGHLRLVNGQSLIDRPVLDEAEIISMRHVLVHLQTKDGAVMKLYLWDQAAKDFYKKFTSSEDTNQFFPCHNPPTANTSVSCLPH encoded by the exons ATGGCGATGAAATCCACCGCAAAGTCTCAGCTTACCACCGGAAAAGCTTCCGTCGCCATGTATTTCAACGACATCTCACCAGGACGATCTGAGTCACAGCTTCGATTCCGGCTAATCCACTTTTGGGAGGCAAGAAACATAGCCAAAGCTCGGGCCTTTCTTGGCTTAGAGCTCCTACTCATTGATGAACAT GGGACTGTGATGCAAGGTTTTATATCCTCTAATCGTGCTGAAACATACCGGCCTCATCTCAAAGCAGGAGCTACTTACACTCTTCAGATTTTTTTTGCCACCAGAA ACAGGTTCAGGTTCCACACACATGATGATTTCCAAGCTAACCGTGGACTCAGGGGCGACCTCTACG ATGTCGTTGGCCACTTGAGGCTGGTGAATGGACAGTCTCTCATTGACCGCCCCGTCCTTGATGAGGCCGAAATAATCAGCATGCGTCATGTTTTGGTACATTTGCAGACGAAAGA TGGAGCCGTTATGAAGCTGTACCTTTGGGACCAGGCTgcaaaagatttttacaagaaaTTCACATCCAGTGAAGACACTAATCAATTTTTCCCATGTCATAACCCACCCACTGCAAATACAAGCGTTTCCTGTTTGCCTCATTAA
- the LOC108871965 gene encoding uncharacterized protein LOC108871965 produces the protein MTIGQIFAYIKQEYAKEASFDCIATIDDVERDSAWYYIACGGCQTKATRGPSSLMCAKCGNTNVSGVAKYLAKISVYDNNDQAVFILLGDAGTELTGKQAAELVDNYFEANQELGAGHQMPAPPPPSFN, from the exons ATGACAATTGGGCAGATCTTTGCTTACATCAAGCAGGAATATGCCAAG GAAGCTTCTTTTGACTGCATAGCCACAATTGATGATGTTGAGCGTGACAGTGCATGGTACTATATTGCCTGCGGCGGTTGTCAAACTAAGGCCACCAGAGGTCCTTCTTCGTTGATGTGCGCCAAGTGTGGCAACACTAACGTTTCTGGTGTAGCGAA ATATCTCGCAAAGATCTCTGTCTACGACAATAATGACCAGGCTGTTTTCATCCTACTTGGTGATGCAGGAACTGAGTTGACAGGGAAGCAAGCGGCAGAATTGGTTGACAACTACTTTGAG GCAAATCAAGAACTTGGTGCTGGCCATCAGATGcctgcccccccccccccaagcTTTAATTGA